The sequence CTCTTCTCACCGATTTTCTGCGTGGCTTTGGTCGGTCCACCTTGTTCAGAACTCTTCCGCTTTTTCTCTTCAACTAACCGTTTCATCTGTTCCAAAGCTTTATCATCCATATTATAATACATCCTCCAATTATTTTAAGGTAAAATTCGATTCTTTCGATTCAACACTTTTAGCTTATAACTTTTAGCCTTTTAACTTTTTAACGGACGACTATCCTATCCTTTATTTTGAGCTATTTTTTCCGCTAGTTCGTTCAAATGCGTCCAACGCTCGAGCATATCGTCCAGTTTTTGCTCTAAGGCTTGTTGAATTGCCACTAACTCAGTTAGCTTTCCAAAATCACTGCCCACATCATTCATAAGTTGATTGTTTTTTTGAAGTTCCTCTTCCGTTTGCGAAATTTGAGCCTCAATTTGTTCATAATCCTGCTGTTCTTTATAGGTCATTTTAAGCGGGCGTTCTTTCTTCCTCTCAGGTTCAACATTTTCCGACTGAACGTCCGTCTTTCGATACGTTTTAGCCAAAGAAGCTAAGTTATCCGCCTGAGCCTCCGCTTGAGCTATCGCATAGATTTGTTCACGATAGTCCGAGTAATTTCCCACGTACGACCGAATAACCCCCTCTCCTTCAAAGGAGAAAATCTTATCCGTGATTCGGTCGAGAAAATACCGATCATGGGAAACAGTAATGACTGCCCCTGGAAATTCATCCAGATATCCCTCTAAAATCGTTAAAGTTTGAATGTCCAAATCATTGGTCGGCTCGTCCAATAAAAGGACATTCGGAGCACCCATCAAAATCCTCAACAGATAAAGTCTACGTTTTTCCCCTCCGGAAAGTTTCCCTATCTGCGTCCATTGAACAGCTGGTGGAAATAAAAAGCGTTCCAGCATTTGAGACGCAGTCAAAAAGCCCCCATCAGCCGTGGGAATCACTTCAGCCACCGCTTTGATTTCATCAATTACACGAATGTCCGGATTCAAATACGTATTTTCCTGAGTAAAATACCCCATATTGACCGTGGAACCTAGCTCTATACTTCCCCTATCTGGGGTGAGGCGACCAGCAATCAAGTTTAATAAGGTCGACTTACCACTTCCATTAGGGCCGATTATCCCAATTCGATCATTTCTCAAGAGAATATAATTGAAATCTTCGATCACGACACCCCGGTCAGGAAACTCTTTTCGCACATCTGTACATTCTAAGATTTTTTTTCCTAAGCGTGAAGCCCCAGCAGGCATTTCAAGTCGATCAGCGTGCTCCATCGGTTTATCTGCCTGAAGCTTTTCAAAACGATCGATCCTTGCCTTCTGCTTAGTCGTACGGGCCTTAGCTCCTCGACGCATCCATGCAAGTTCACTGCGGAAAAGGTTTTGCCGTTTTCTCTCGGTTGCCTCGACTTGCTCTTCCCGCTCCACTTTCAATTCTAAGAAACGACTATAATTTCCAGGGTAAGGATAAAGTTTTCCCTGGTCTAACTCTAGCACCCGGCCAACGACACGATCAAGAAAATACCGATCGTGCGTAATCATGACCAGCGCACCTTTGCGTTTATTCAAATACTGTTCCAGCCAATCCACCGTATCATTGTCAATGTGGTTCGTCGGCTCATCGAGAATCAGAATATCCGTTGGGTTGATGAGCGCACTTGCTAAAGCCACTCGTTTTCTCTGCCCGCCTGATAGAGTCCCTACCAAGGTATCGAATTTAGAAATTCCGAGTTTATTCAGAATGGATTTAGCTTCGTTTTCCAGTTGCCAAGCATCCAGCTCATCCATTTGTTGCCCTAGCGCAATCAGCGTTTGTTGAAGCCTCGGCTGATCTGGGTCTTCATCCAGCTTTTCCAAGGCCATTTCATACTCCCGCAACAATTGCATAACAGGGGAATTCCCCTTAAAAACCTGCTGTAAGACAGTCGCTTCATCTTCAAAATCTGGATTCTGAGGGAGATACTCTAGGCGCACGCTATTTCCCATCGTGACTTTGCCCTGATCCGGCCATTCCACTCCCGCCAAGATTTTGAGCAGAGTGGATTTACCCGTCCCATTAACCCCGATGAGCCCTATTTTTTCTCCGTCGTCAATCCCAAAGGAAATATCAGCAAACAGTACTTTTTCGCCATAACTTTTCGTCAAATTCTCAGCAGTTAAGATGTTCATGTTTTGTTCCTCTTCCCCTTACCAAAAGCTGTAGAACACCTTATTATATCATAGTTCACTAAAACGTGCCGAAACAAAAATCCCATAACCGTGCAGAAATGCACGGTCATGGGACTAACTTATCTTATCTATAACATTGACCCTATTATCAATTATACCTAGCCTTAAGATACCTCTTCATTGGCTAATCCGTTCAAAATTTCATGAGCACCACGACGAATAGCGCCAAATTATCTTAGCCGACTCCATTTTTAATTGATCCCTCTCTATTTCGGAAATGGAGCCTTTCTCTTCCAACGTCTTCATCCGCTGGCGACTTTCTTCAGATCCTTTCAACATGAGATACATCTCATCTTGACGTGAACCCATGAAATCCATTCTCTGGTTCATGACATCCATTCTCTGGTTTAATCCTGCCACGTCTGTCTTCAATACTTGCACGTCCGTTTTCACGGTCTCAAGTAAGCCTAGGACTTTTCCAAACATCTCTCGAGTTTCTTGATCCACTTCATTACTCCTCCCCGAGCTTGTTTTCTATCCTCTCCCATATGTTTCCATATTACAAATCTTCAAGTAGTTTGTCTATCAAAAATCTTGGAATCCCATACCACGTTCCCCCGTTTAATCACCGTCCCAACCGGATTATTTCCAAAATGATACGGCAAATAATTCAAATTCGGTATGTCGAGAATAAGAACATCCCCCTGTTTCCCCACTTCTAAACTTCCCACCTCATTCGCCCTACCAATGGCATGTGCAGCATTGATTGTCGCCGCCGTCAAGGCTTCCTCAGGAGTAAGGCGAAGATAAAGACAAGCAAGGGTCAAAACTAGGGGCATGGACTCTGTAGGGGATGACCCAGGGTTCGAATCTGTGGCCAAAGCCACAGGCACCCCAGCACTGATCATTTCTCTTGCTCTTGCATACGAATTCTTGGCAAGATTAAACGACGTCGCCGGAAGTAGTACCGCGATCACTCCTTGTTTAGCAAGAGCGGTAATCCCTTCATCCGAAGCCTGAAGTAAATGGTCCGCACTCGTCACGCTCAGTTTCGCTGCCAATTCTGCTCCTCCTGCCGGATCTAATTCATCGGCATGGATCTTCAACTTAAAGTTAAGTTGTTTAGCTTTAGATAAAATTCGCTCACTTGAGTTGACGCTGAACACCCCAGGCTCGCAGAAAACATCACAGAACTCTGCAAGACCCTCAGCTGCAACGTTTGGCAGCATATCTTCAATAATGTAATCTGTAAACTCCTCTTCGCTAAAACCCGGCGGAACCGCATGTGCTCCCATAAATGTAGGTACTAGATCGATTACCTGTTCATGGTTTAATTCCTTAATAAGACGCAACGCCCGCATTTCTTCATCTAACGTTAAACCATACCCGCTCTTCACCTCAACCGTCGTCGTTCCCAGACTAAGCATCGTCTGAAGTCGGCGGCTTGTTTGAGCCTTAATCTCTCCATCCGTAGCCTGTTTTGTACTCCGAACCGTTGAGAGAATTCCCCCGCCTTGTTTAAGAATCTCAAGGTAAGGAACTCCTCTAAGTTTCAAGGACAATTCATTTTCGCGCGAACCAGCATAGATAACGTGCGTGTGTGGATCAACAAACCCCGGAGACACAACCTTACCCTGGGCACCAATTCGCCTAGTTTCCGGCCCAACCAATCCACTAGCAAGAACCTCTTCCGTTGTGCCTACCGCTACAATCTTACCCTCTCGAATAGCCACAGCACCGTCTTCAATCAAACCAATCTCGGACATACCTTCCCCACGAGCCGGACATCCAGAGTGACCCTTCATCGTCACCATCACCTGCGCAGAATGGATCAAAAGATCCGCATACAGCACCAAACCATCTCCTTTAAAAGCTTATCAACCTCGTTCCCAGCCCCACGGCACAGCACCCAAGCAGAGGTGCGATTTTCTTAGAGAGCATGTCAGCGGCGTTGCGTCAAACAATAGCATGCAGCGCATGTATACGTAGAAAGCTCTCCTCGTCGTTCCAATCCCCTTCCGACCCCAGACCAGAGGAAGTTTCTTAGCTTAGAGAAGCACTTTAGCGGAATCGCGTCAATGAGCGCAGACGATAAAGCGTAAAGAAACTCAACGGGACTTGTCCATGGATGGACTGATGCCGCGGTGCCAAGGATGGCAAGGAGCGGCGCACTACAGAACGCCCCAGGGTTTTGCGTTTTAGCCTTATCGTCAAGCGAATAGCGATGCAGCGTGTGCGATCACGATAGTCTCCGGTGGAGACTATCGCCAAAGGCGCTTACCTAAAACGAACACATACCGCCGTAGGATGCTATGACACTTCCTTCCCCTAAAACCCAAACACACGCTTCTCTAAAATCTGCTCACTTGAAAAATCACGCAAACCCAAATAGTAGGTTGCCACATCCATCATAGCATCAAGCGGAACCAGACCAACAATTTCGCTACCGACAATCGGCACTCCGAAGTGAGCGGCTTCAGTTTTAATAAACTCCATAGCCCGATACAGTGGAGTTCCTTCGGTATCCACCATATTCATTGAGATTTGCACAAGACCTTGCTCGGAAAGATCAATCCCCAGCGCCTTGACGTTGACAAATCCTCCGGAGCTCCCACGAATCCCCTTGGCAATAGCCTTACCAATCTCAATATTTGTAGTTCCAAGGTTTACATTAAACGCAACAAGAGGCGGACGAGCCCCAATGGCAATCGCTCCCGCCTTTCCCAAAACACTCGGTCCATAATCCGGAGCACGCTCAGGCGTCGTGATACTCTCCTTCAGTCCTTCATATTGCCCTCTACGAACCTCCGCGAGATTCCGTCTTTCGGCCCTTGTCGCCGCCTTCTCATAGAGATAGACAGGGATTGAAAGTTCTCGTCCAACCCGTTCCCCTAACGTTTTAGCCAGCTCAACACACTCTTCCATGGACATACCCCGTACAGGAACGAAAGGAACAACATCCGTAGCTCCCATCCTTGGATGTTCTCCCTGATGTTGATCAAGATCAATCTTCTCGGCCGCTTTAGAAATCAGCCTCCAGGCAGCTTCAAGCACCTTCTCTGGTTCACCAATCATACTAATAACCGTCCGATTGTGGTCCGCATTACTAGAATAATCCAGCAAAGTAACACCCGCTACCTGCCTCACCTCAGCAAGAATTTCATCTACAACATCCAGCCGCCTACCCTCACTAATATTTGGAATACATTCTACGACTTTTACCACATACAACATCTCCCTAAAACTACTAATCCTTGTATCTCAATATTCCATTTCCCACATTCCGTATCCTATATCCCGCAGGCCCGTTTTCACGTATTCATGTATTCCCGTATCCTGATCCCCGGCGCAGCACCGAAGCAGGGGGGCGATTTGCCTCAAGCCAGAAACTATCCCCAATGTGCGTCCGTGATCCAACCCTGAATCGCTTCAATGAGCGCAAACGCCAAGGCGTTAAGAAACGCAACGGAACTTGTCCATGACTCGAACAGGACGTTTGAGGTTAGAGCATCGCCATGGATGGCAAGGAGCGGCGCACTTACAGAACAACCTAGAGGTTTTGCGTTTTAGCCTCGGCGTCAAGCGAATAGCGATGGAGCGTGTGCGAACGGGCTAAGACACTGACTCTTCTACTTCAACCTCTCCAACACCGTACCCTGACATTCCTCGAACAATCGATTTCCCTCAGAACGTATCACTTGGCATTCCACCAACAAATCCTCTTTCGTTTCAATGGACTTTAACCCCAACGCATTAATTTGCACATTATAGAGAGCTCCCTCAAGACCCGACTTGAACATTAAAGCCGCAACTCCCATGTCACTCAAAGCGTTGGGATTTCCCTTAGCAAGCAAACTAGGGATTTCACGTAAACCTGCCAAACACTCCTTAGCCGTTCGCAAGGGAATCTCCGCCGCCTTAATTGTGGCCACTTCCAAAGCCTCACGACGAAGCATCTTTTCATCCTCAGTATTCTTCGGAAGACCCAAGGCCTCCATCACGACCTTGAAACCATGGGTATCCTCATCAACTAAAGCCAATAACAATTCTTGCCTCGCCACTGCCATGTCCATTAATGACCTCATCTCATCCTGAACAGCAGCAAACTTCTCCCGCCCAATCGTCAATCGACAAACCATAGCCACCAGCGCATATCCTTGAGCCCCAGCATAAGCAGCCACACTCCCGCCACCCGGCGCAGGCGACGACGAAGCCACTTCACGGGCAAATTCACTTAAACTCAAATCCCTAAGATTCAAATTACCCACACCCTTCGTTAGTGTCAACCCAAAATTCCCCAAATCAAGAACTCCCACTGTATCCGTTAACGTTAGCCAAGCCTACGTCCCTCGTCCCCCGCTTAACAAACGCTTTTTCGTCAAAGACGCAAACATCCTCACACGTTCCAACCCCGTCGACCCACAAACCCAAGGGAGTTTCTTAGCTCAGAGAAGCACGAAGAGCGGAATCGCGTCAATGAGCGCAGATGCTAAGGCGTAAAGAAACGCAACGGGACTTGTCCATGGATGGACTGATGCCGCGGTGCCAAGGATGGCAAGGAGCGGCGCACTTGCAGAACAGCCCCAGGGTTTTGCGTTTTAGCCTTAGCATCAAGCGAATAGCGATGCAGCGTGTGCGAACGGGCTAAGAAACTTCCTCCTCGATACAGCAGCGTGTTTCTAAGAAACTTCCCCCCCGAACAACCCCTCAACTAACCTATCCACCAATTCCTCCTTAGGAATAAAAGGAACCGTAATATGTCCTAAACCCTTATAACGCTCATTAAACTCAATGCTCGTTTCAATAGAGTGTTCGTTTCTAGCCCAAGACCGCCGTGCCACTCCGCCCATGACGTCCCATAACAGAGCGGACTTAATCACGTTATCCACTCGCTCGCTCCCATCGAGTACCAAGCCAAAACCACCATTGATAGCTTTTCCAATGCCTACTCCCCCACCGTTGTGAAGGGATACAAGGCTCATTCCTCTAGCGGCGTCTCCGGCAAAGCTTTGTACAGCCATATCTGCCATAACATTACTGCCATCTTTGATATTGGCGGTTTCCCTAAACGGTGAATCCGTCCCGCTCACATCATGATGATCCCGTCCGAGCATAACCGGTCCGATCTCGCCCGTGCGAACCATTTCGTTGAATTTAAGCGCGATCTTTATCCGCCCTTCAGCATCCTGATATAGGATTCTAGCTTGCGTGCCGACCACGAGTTTATTTTTCTCAGCATCCTTAATCCAGATATAGTTATCCCTATCTTGGCCCCGACGATTTGGATCGATACAAGACATCGCTGCCTCATCCGTTTTTCTCAAATCTTCTTTTTTGCCGCTGAGGCAAACCCATCTAAAAGGCCCATACCCATAATCAAAGAGTTCTGGCCCCATAATATCTTCAACATAGGACGGGAAAATAAAGCCATCCTTTTCATCTACACCGTTTTTGGATATCTCATTCACCCCAGCATCATAAACCGCTTTCATGAAAGAATTTCCATAATCAAAGAAATAGGTGCCTTGTTCTACTAAAGTACTGATCAACTCGAATTGACGCTTTAAACTCCGATCGACGAGTTCCTTAAATTCAGCCCGATTCGTGCTAAGAAGCCTTGTCCTCTCTTCAAAAGAAATACCCTGCGGGCAATAGCCCCCTTCATAAGCAACATGGCAAGACGTCTGATCTGAGAGCAAATCCACTTTGATCTTATTTTCAACCGCATACTCCAGCAAGTCCACGACATTCCCTTGGTAAGCAATCGACATAGGTTCTTTCTTCTGCACATACTCATCAGCAATACGGAAAACTTCGTCAAGATCAGCCGACACACGACTAACCCAGCCCTGAGCATAGCGGGTCTTTATCCTCGACTCATCGACTTCCG is a genomic window of Desulfosporosinus sp. Sb-LF containing:
- a CDS encoding ABC-F family ATP-binding cassette domain-containing protein, translating into MNILTAENLTKSYGEKVLFADISFGIDDGEKIGLIGVNGTGKSTLLKILAGVEWPDQGKVTMGNSVRLEYLPQNPDFEDEATVLQQVFKGNSPVMQLLREYEMALEKLDEDPDQPRLQQTLIALGQQMDELDAWQLENEAKSILNKLGISKFDTLVGTLSGGQRKRVALASALINPTDILILDEPTNHIDNDTVDWLEQYLNKRKGALVMITHDRYFLDRVVGRVLELDQGKLYPYPGNYSRFLELKVEREEQVEATERKRQNLFRSELAWMRRGAKARTTKQKARIDRFEKLQADKPMEHADRLEMPAGASRLGKKILECTDVRKEFPDRGVVIEDFNYILLRNDRIGIIGPNGSGKSTLLNLIAGRLTPDRGSIELGSTVNMGYFTQENTYLNPDIRVIDEIKAVAEVIPTADGGFLTASQMLERFLFPPAVQWTQIGKLSGGEKRRLYLLRILMGAPNVLLLDEPTNDLDIQTLTILEGYLDEFPGAVITVSHDRYFLDRITDKIFSFEGEGVIRSYVGNYSDYREQIYAIAQAEAQADNLASLAKTYRKTDVQSENVEPERKKERPLKMTYKEQQDYEQIEAQISQTEEELQKNNQLMNDVGSDFGKLTELVAIQQALEQKLDDMLERWTHLNELAEKIAQNKG
- the hutI gene encoding imidazolonepropionase, producing MLYADLLIHSAQVMVTMKGHSGCPARGEGMSEIGLIEDGAVAIREGKIVAVGTTEEVLASGLVGPETRRIGAQGKVVSPGFVDPHTHVIYAGSRENELSLKLRGVPYLEILKQGGGILSTVRSTKQATDGEIKAQTSRRLQTMLSLGTTTVEVKSGYGLTLDEEMRALRLIKELNHEQVIDLVPTFMGAHAVPPGFSEEEFTDYIIEDMLPNVAAEGLAEFCDVFCEPGVFSVNSSERILSKAKQLNFKLKIHADELDPAGGAELAAKLSVTSADHLLQASDEGITALAKQGVIAVLLPATSFNLAKNSYARAREMISAGVPVALATDSNPGSSPTESMPLVLTLACLYLRLTPEEALTAATINAAHAIGRANEVGSLEVGKQGDVLILDIPNLNYLPYHFGNNPVGTVIKRGNVVWDSKIFDRQTT
- the ftcD gene encoding glutamate formimidoyltransferase produces the protein MVKVVECIPNISEGRRLDVVDEILAEVRQVAGVTLLDYSSNADHNRTVISMIGEPEKVLEAAWRLISKAAEKIDLDQHQGEHPRMGATDVVPFVPVRGMSMEECVELAKTLGERVGRELSIPVYLYEKAATRAERRNLAEVRRGQYEGLKESITTPERAPDYGPSVLGKAGAIAIGARPPLVAFNVNLGTTNIEIGKAIAKGIRGSSGGFVNVKALGIDLSEQGLVQISMNMVDTEGTPLYRAMEFIKTEAAHFGVPIVGSEIVGLVPLDAMMDVATYYLGLRDFSSEQILEKRVFGF
- a CDS encoding cyclodeaminase/cyclohydrolase family protein; its protein translation is MTLTKGVGNLNLRDLSLSEFAREVASSSPAPGGGSVAAYAGAQGYALVAMVCRLTIGREKFAAVQDEMRSLMDMAVARQELLLALVDEDTHGFKVVMEALGLPKNTEDEKMLRREALEVATIKAAEIPLRTAKECLAGLREIPSLLAKGNPNALSDMGVAALMFKSGLEGALYNVQINALGLKSIETKEDLLVECQVIRSEGNRLFEECQGTVLERLK
- a CDS encoding urocanate hydratase, which translates into the protein MINNYDISQAMTIKLKPELPEIQEFVEGIRRAPDRGFSLSQAQTKIALKNALRYVPEELHETLAPEFLEELRTRGRIYAYRFRPAGPLHGKPIDDYKGNCIEGKAFQVMIDNNLDFEVALYPYELVTYGETGSVCQNWLQYRLIKKYLEVITDHQTLVMESGHPVGLFPSRPEAPRVIITNSLMVGMFDNQKDWEVAEQMGVANYGQMTAGGWMYIGPQGIVHGTFNTLLNAGRLMLGVPHDGDIRGRLFISSGLGGMSGAQGKSVEIAQGVGIIAEVDESRIKTRYAQGWVSRVSADLDEVFRIADEYVQKKEPMSIAYQGNVVDLLEYAVENKIKVDLLSDQTSCHVAYEGGYCPQGISFEERTRLLSTNRAEFKELVDRSLKRQFELISTLVEQGTYFFDYGNSFMKAVYDAGVNEISKNGVDEKDGFIFPSYVEDIMGPELFDYGYGPFRWVCLSGKKEDLRKTDEAAMSCIDPNRRGQDRDNYIWIKDAEKNKLVVGTQARILYQDAEGRIKIALKFNEMVRTGEIGPVMLGRDHHDVSGTDSPFRETANIKDGSNVMADMAVQSFAGDAARGMSLVSLHNGGGVGIGKAINGGFGLVLDGSERVDNVIKSALLWDVMGGVARRSWARNEHSIETSIEFNERYKGLGHITVPFIPKEELVDRLVEGLFGGEVS